Proteins co-encoded in one Chitinophagales bacterium genomic window:
- a CDS encoding ABC transporter ATP-binding protein has translation MHNFYKLFSILDKWKHYYFGAALLLIFSTFIRMLEPKVLQVTIDGVIVYFQSNGTQQATTNDTFAQWIYNIIPDLTMGNLVWVLLCLGLVYLGIAFFRGASMFASSAISSYCTEKAIKQFRDKLFAHLQKVPLTFHATTSTGEIIQKSTGDVETVRRFMLNQVVDVILLSSIFVFSFWMMASVHLTYSLIAIASVPIVVGTSYIFFRKEQKVWEKHEAEQDKLTGIAEENLSGIRVVQAFAQEDSEIEKFESQNQRKLTIGKKHAMLHAFFWPFSDTMIHFQIAASIMAGGYYALTNQITVGELTSFYTYAIMVTFPMRRLGRVVSQMGMAMVAMERISKIMDEPEEDYSGIEGGGLKGEIVFKNVWFQYPDAKENEYVLQDVSFKIAAGQQVALMGPTGAGKTTIIALLTRFFEPTKGEIFLDGKSLQLYSKTYLRKQIGLVLQKAFLFSTTIKGNIAYTQTRVDEDEIIDAAKAASIHDIMHVFPEGYDTLVGEKGVTLSGGQKQRVTLARTLLESTDILVLDDATSAVDTETEYNIQMSLKEKVKDKTTIIIAHRITSVQRADKIIVIEKGKVTAEGNHLELSKKPGFYRNVYEVQAEMEAELL, from the coding sequence ATGCACAATTTTTACAAACTCTTTTCCATCCTTGACAAATGGAAACACTATTATTTTGGTGCAGCATTACTGCTCATATTTTCCACCTTTATTAGAATGTTGGAACCCAAAGTATTGCAAGTCACCATTGACGGAGTAATCGTGTATTTTCAGTCTAATGGCACACAACAAGCTACCACAAACGACACATTTGCACAGTGGATTTACAACATCATTCCCGACCTCACTATGGGAAATTTGGTTTGGGTATTACTCTGTTTAGGTCTTGTATATCTGGGTATTGCCTTTTTTCGAGGGGCATCCATGTTTGCCTCCAGTGCCATTTCGTCCTACTGTACCGAAAAAGCCATCAAGCAATTTCGAGACAAGCTATTTGCCCACCTTCAAAAAGTTCCCCTGACCTTTCACGCCACTACTTCAACGGGTGAAATTATTCAAAAAAGCACGGGAGATGTCGAAACGGTACGCCGATTTATGCTCAATCAAGTGGTAGATGTCATCTTGTTGAGTTCCATTTTTGTTTTTTCCTTTTGGATGATGGCATCGGTTCACCTCACTTATTCCTTGATAGCCATTGCTTCTGTTCCAATAGTGGTTGGAACTTCTTACATCTTTTTCAGAAAAGAGCAAAAGGTATGGGAGAAACATGAAGCAGAACAAGATAAACTCACTGGTATTGCAGAAGAAAATCTGTCAGGAATTCGAGTCGTGCAAGCCTTTGCACAAGAGGATTCGGAGATAGAAAAATTTGAAAGTCAGAACCAAAGAAAATTGACGATTGGCAAAAAACACGCCATGCTACACGCTTTCTTTTGGCCTTTTTCGGATACCATGATTCACTTCCAAATCGCTGCCTCTATTATGGCAGGAGGGTATTATGCTTTGACCAATCAAATAACAGTTGGTGAACTGACCAGTTTTTATACCTATGCCATCATGGTGACTTTTCCTATGCGCCGACTCGGTAGGGTTGTGTCGCAAATGGGTATGGCAATGGTGGCTATGGAACGAATCTCCAAAATTATGGATGAACCCGAAGAAGATTATTCAGGCATTGAAGGTGGAGGATTGAAGGGAGAAATTGTCTTTAAAAACGTGTGGTTTCAATATCCTGATGCCAAAGAAAATGAATATGTATTGCAGGATGTGAGTTTCAAAATTGCAGCAGGACAGCAAGTTGCACTGATGGGACCAACAGGCGCAGGAAAAACCACGATTATTGCCTTGCTTACCCGATTTTTTGAACCCACCAAAGGCGAAATTTTCTTGGATGGCAAATCCCTGCAATTGTATAGCAAAACCTATCTCCGAAAACAGATTGGGCTAGTGCTGCAAAAGGCGTTTTTGTTTTCGACCACCATCAAGGGCAACATCGCTTATACACAAACGAGAGTGGACGAAGATGAAATCATTGATGCTGCAAAAGCGGCAAGTATTCACGACATTATGCACGTTTTCCCTGAGGGATATGATACTTTGGTGGGAGAGAAGGGAGTCACGCTTTCGGGAGGGCAAAAACAGCGGGTTACGCTTGCTCGAACGCTTTTGGAATCTACGGATATTTTGGTTTTGGACGATGCGACTTCGGCTGTTGATACAGAAACAGAATACAATATTCAAATGTCTTTGAAAGAGAAAGTGAAAGACAAAACGACTATTATTATTGCTCATCGAATTACTTCTGTTCAACGTGCGGACAAGATTATTGTCATCGAGAAAGGGAAGGTGACTGCCGAAGGGAATCACCTTGAATTGTCCAAGAAGCCTGGGTTTTATCGAAATGTTTATGAAGTGCAAGCAGAAATGGAGGCGGAACTTCTTTAG
- a CDS encoding ABC transporter ATP-binding protein encodes MQQYKQSEDEQFKDIGALTPFLKRIFSYAMSYKSMFWGFIVSVVLVAISDAIFPAIWMFFLDDVITPLVEVYQKSWDKGITPDPDWSGLWWYGCLFLANGIFQVICVFFFIRSAGYIQETVMYDLRKEMFHKLQKLSFSYYDKSASGWLLSRITSDTERVVELISWGFLECIWGMTMITICLSIMLFFNWQLTLIVLAAIPILVLVSVKIRMLILKYSRESRKINSELTASFTEHNNGVQVNKITAQEERVSREFRGLSDNMRKSSFMAQYYTAMYMPLVIFIGSAAGGLVLFLGGQMALAIPTGITIGTLAAFFSYATQIFMPILDIARFYAMAQGSLSAGERIFSLIDEEVTIKDEEGATDFGEIQGEIQFENTRFEYVEEKVVLPNFNLHIEAGQSVALVGATGAGKTTVTNLVCRFYEPTSGTIKIDGEDYMTKSLQSLRSQLGVVLQTPHLFSGTVRDNVKFGRQDSTDEDIIAALRLLGAEDFVSRLEEEVGEGGEKLSMGERQLISFARAVLTDPRILIMDEATSSIDTLTEARIQASIEQMIQGRTALIIAHRLSTIKNCDRILVMSHGEIVEDGNHKELMRLKGAYYELYTKQLEKESLVKEEVEM; translated from the coding sequence ATGCAACAATACAAACAATCAGAAGACGAACAATTCAAAGATATAGGAGCACTGACTCCCTTTTTGAAGCGTATTTTTAGCTATGCGATGAGCTACAAATCCATGTTTTGGGGATTCATTGTATCGGTCGTATTGGTAGCGATTAGCGATGCCATATTTCCAGCGATATGGATGTTTTTTTTAGACGATGTGATTACACCACTTGTTGAAGTCTATCAAAAAAGCTGGGACAAAGGAATTACCCCCGACCCCGATTGGAGTGGGCTTTGGTGGTATGGATGCTTGTTTTTAGCCAATGGTATTTTTCAAGTGATATGCGTATTTTTCTTTATCAGATCTGCGGGTTACATACAAGAAACGGTCATGTATGACCTTCGTAAAGAAATGTTTCACAAACTGCAAAAATTATCCTTTTCCTATTACGATAAATCAGCTTCTGGTTGGTTGTTGTCGAGGATTACCTCCGATACCGAGCGAGTGGTAGAGTTGATTTCGTGGGGATTTTTGGAGTGTATTTGGGGAATGACCATGATTACAATCTGCTTGTCGATCATGTTGTTCTTCAATTGGCAATTGACACTAATCGTATTAGCTGCCATACCGATATTGGTTTTGGTTTCGGTCAAAATCCGAATGCTGATTTTGAAGTATTCTCGTGAATCTCGAAAAATCAACAGCGAACTGACCGCAAGTTTTACAGAACACAACAACGGTGTGCAGGTTAACAAAATCACCGCTCAAGAAGAAAGAGTAAGCAGAGAATTTAGGGGATTGAGCGACAACATGAGAAAATCATCTTTCATGGCGCAATATTATACAGCAATGTATATGCCTTTGGTGATTTTTATTGGTTCGGCGGCTGGTGGATTGGTCTTGTTTTTAGGTGGGCAAATGGCGTTGGCGATACCTACGGGCATTACTATCGGAACACTTGCAGCTTTCTTTAGTTATGCTACTCAGATATTTATGCCGATTTTGGACATTGCTCGATTCTATGCGATGGCGCAAGGTAGTTTGTCGGCAGGCGAACGCATTTTTTCGCTGATTGACGAAGAAGTAACGATAAAAGACGAAGAAGGGGCAACGGATTTTGGAGAAATACAAGGCGAAATTCAGTTTGAAAATACCCGTTTTGAGTATGTGGAGGAAAAGGTGGTTTTGCCAAACTTCAATTTGCATATTGAAGCAGGTCAGTCGGTTGCATTGGTTGGTGCAACGGGTGCGGGTAAAACGACGGTGACGAACCTTGTGTGTCGTTTTTATGAACCTACAAGCGGTACCATTAAAATTGATGGTGAGGATTACATGACTAAATCTTTGCAGAGTCTTCGTTCTCAACTCGGTGTAGTGCTTCAAACGCCGCATTTGTTTTCGGGAACGGTTCGAGACAATGTGAAATTTGGGCGGCAAGATTCAACGGATGAAGACATCATTGCAGCTTTGAGGTTGTTGGGTGCTGAGGATTTTGTAAGCCGATTGGAGGAGGAAGTAGGAGAGGGGGGCGAAAAACTTTCGATGGGTGAGCGTCAACTGATTTCTTTTGCCCGAGCAGTATTGACCGACCCTCGCATCTTGATTATGGACGAAGCGACTTCTTCTATTGACACCTTGACTGAAGCCCGTATTCAGGCGAGCATCGAACAGATGATTCAAGGACGTACTGCCTTGATTATTGCTCACCGACTGTCGA